Proteins encoded by one window of Candidatus Bathyarchaeota archaeon:
- the sufC gene encoding Fe-S cluster assembly ATPase SufC yields MDILEVNNLTVEVEGKKILKGLTFSLKEGASHILFGPNGSGKTTLISTLMGLPGYQVVSGKISFRGVDITNKSVDERAKLGIIVSFQTPPEITGIKLGDLLKLCLGKTVADEFSPQEKAQIDAFRLTDFLNRDVNVGFSGGERKRSEILQLIFLKPKLLLLDEPDSGVDVDSLRMIATEIQKYVESTGSAALLITHKGDILEYIKASYGCILLNGQFHCFREPLRIYEDIKRLGYEECVACRIREREGWKSE; encoded by the coding sequence ATGGACATTCTTGAAGTAAACAATCTAACGGTTGAAGTTGAAGGCAAAAAAATACTAAAAGGCTTAACCTTCAGCCTCAAAGAAGGCGCAAGCCACATCCTCTTTGGACCTAACGGTTCAGGAAAAACCACACTCATCAGCACCCTAATGGGGTTGCCGGGCTATCAAGTGGTCTCAGGCAAGATAAGCTTCCGCGGCGTTGACATCACCAACAAAAGCGTTGATGAACGAGCTAAACTTGGCATAATCGTCAGCTTCCAAACGCCCCCAGAGATAACAGGAATAAAATTGGGTGATTTGCTTAAGCTCTGCTTAGGAAAAACCGTCGCTGACGAATTCAGCCCTCAAGAGAAAGCCCAAATTGACGCTTTCCGACTAACCGATTTTCTAAACCGAGATGTCAACGTTGGTTTCAGCGGCGGAGAAAGAAAACGCTCTGAAATTCTGCAACTGATTTTCCTCAAACCTAAACTGCTCTTGTTGGATGAACCTGACTCAGGCGTTGACGTGGACAGCTTGCGCATGATTGCCACTGAAATTCAAAAATACGTTGAGAGCACGGGCAGTGCAGCATTGCTAATAACGCATAAAGGAGACATCCTCGAGTACATCAAAGCCTCATACGGGTGCATACTGCTTAACGGTCAATTCCACTGCTTCAGAGAGCCACTGCGCATCTACGAGGACATCAAACGTTTAGGATACGAGGAATGCGTCGCCTGCAGAATAAGAGAACGTGAGGGATGGAAAAGTGAGTGA
- a CDS encoding DNA-3-methyladenine glycosylase: MILQRPYYQRDTITVAKDLLGKILVHESAEGTTAGRIVETEAYRGPEDQAAHSSGGRRTARNEVMFGPKGHAYVYFIYGLYFCFNVTAGAVPGKPEAVLLRALEPVVGEEIMIKRRALANGNVTNLTNGPSKLCMAMGISKAQNNTDLTASPLYIKDAPPVPKEDIVEATRIGVEYAPDEWKNKPWRFYIKDNSYVSVK; the protein is encoded by the coding sequence ATGATCCTGCAAAGACCATACTACCAACGAGACACCATAACAGTAGCAAAAGACCTGCTTGGCAAAATTCTTGTACATGAAAGTGCAGAGGGCACGACAGCGGGCAGAATTGTTGAGACGGAAGCGTACCGAGGACCAGAAGACCAAGCCGCACACAGTTCTGGCGGGCGCAGAACAGCAAGAAACGAAGTTATGTTTGGACCAAAAGGGCACGCTTACGTTTACTTCATTTATGGCTTGTACTTTTGCTTTAACGTGACTGCGGGGGCTGTGCCGGGAAAGCCTGAAGCGGTCCTACTGAGAGCGCTTGAGCCAGTTGTAGGCGAGGAAATTATGATAAAAAGGCGAGCCTTAGCAAACGGTAACGTTACTAACTTAACTAATGGTCCAAGCAAGCTATGCATGGCAATGGGCATCTCCAAAGCACAAAACAACACAGACCTAACCGCTTCGCCACTATACATCAAGGATGCGCCGCCTGTGCCTAAAGAGGACATTGTGGAAGCAACGCGTATAGGGGTTGAATATGCCCCAGACGAGTGGAAAAATAAACCTTGGCGCTTCTACATTAAAGATAACAGCTATGTTTCAGTAAAATAA